Part of the Psilocybe cubensis strain MGC-MH-2018 chromosome 11, whole genome shotgun sequence genome is shown below.
TTCTCTGTACTTCTTGGGGTAACTTTACACCTAAATGGCTTGGGGGCGAGATTTATCCCCTGTGTAACACAAGTTTGGTCAAGATTTGTTCATGATccagaaaaaaatatgattAAAAACCGACATCAATGAAATGGTCAGCGAGGTTTGAGGGTGCAGTCGATGTCAATACATGAGCCTTTTCCTTCAGAGGAGAGAAGTCGAATGCCCAAAGCAGTCGCATAACAGCGAGGCTCTGCGCATATTCTTTTGAGTTGGTGATAATGACTCATAGACACATAAACATGGATACGTACGATATTTGTAGTGGCAAGGTGCATACCGGGACAGAGTCTCTGTAGCATGTGTTCGGAGTTATCTATAATGACATAGTTTGAGGGAACTGGCATATACCTTTCCACTTCCAAACGGGAGACTTGTCCGAATGGTGTAGCCTTTCTGCAGTCCTGGTATAGTCCCGTCTACTGACATCAAGTAACGCTCCGGGAAAAATTCATCTGGACGCTCGAAGAGATctagcaaaaaaaatgagtCGTACTCATGCATAGACTAGAAGTTATGGAAGTCAAAATTCTTACTTGGATCGTGTAGAATTCCCCCTTTTGATaattgaattttttttaaaaGCTATGTTTAACAATATTGAATGCTACTTACAGACGTTGGTGAAGATAGGTGCTCCTTTGGGTATTATATACTGTCCATACTAGAACATAGTTAGCAAACACCCATGAAGAATGAAGACAAGGCCGTGTTATCCCGAACTCACAGAAAAATCTTCCTTCGCAGAGTGTGGAATACCCAATGGTCCAGCTGGACGTAGTCGATGGATCTGTACATGCAGAATATCTCAGATACCATCGAATCCATAAGGTTGATATTGACACTCACTTCCTTAATCATGGCTTGTACATATGGTAAGTCCTGGATGTCGCTCGGTTGCGGGAGTCTAGACAACCCTACGACAGAGTCGATCTCTTGCTGCGCCCTTTTCTGTGACTCAGGAGAGTCAAGAAGGCAGAGGATTAAGGATTGAATCAAGGCCGCTGATGTCTCTGCACCACCATCTAGCATAATCCCTCCAATATACCTACGTAATCACATGTTAGTTTTGTCTCACAACTGTCATCGCGGATATCAGGCAGAGCACAACACGCACCCTACCATCTCTCTGGTTAGACCCAGCTCATCTTTTTTGCTCAGAATACTCTCCATCAAAGTCCCATTCCTGTGCCCCATCCCAACCTGGCTCTCCGCAAACTCTAAGAGCGAGAAATACAAAGACCGCTGAAGATTTCGCGTCCTCTTCCAGAGACGCTTCCATGGTGCACATATCTCGGGTACATACTTGAGTAGCGGAACGAGATCCACCGGAGCAGCAGCCGGTGCTATCGTCGCGGAGAAGGACCTCATGTATGTGCGGAAAAGTTCAGCCTCCGGCGAGTCGTATTGCGGCGTTGGTTTCCCGAACACCACAGAAGTGACGAATGACAGGGTAGCTCGCGAGACATGGGAACATAGATCCTGTCACAGATATCATTTAGTGTTATCAGTTCGTTCTAGAAGTATGAAGTTATCCGAAAGATGTTTTTACATCAGGTCTTTCAAGTAGGTCGTATAAGAGCTGTGCAGTCTCCCGTTCCGCAATGGGAAGATGCGATTGGACGGCCTGGGAAGATACCAGCGGCTGGATGACCTTCCGACCTATTTGCCATAACTTATTGTCTTCGAAATACGATGGAAATACACTTAGATACCATAAACGAGTTGGAATGAGTGGATTGACGTACCGGAAGTAGCCAAAGCGAAGTAATTTTTACCAGTCACGCTATCCGCTGCGTGAAGTGTAGGGCGTGAGGATGTCTCGTTGCTGTGGTCATCAAGCAGCTCTTTCACGATTCTCATGTCAGAAAGCACTATTGCTGTTCCATTGGCCACTTTTATCTAAAGTTAATTTTCGAAGTCAATCCCCTCCTTCGTTAGGGTAAGAGAAGGCGAATCACGCACCGACATTATTCCTCCATATTCCTTGGCCCATTCAGTAAATCTGCACAGATACAATGGCGCAGGATTAGATTCAAAGCTGCAGAGTCGttattctttgtttttcttacTTTAAAAATGGGAACTGAATCGGAACCAGGTGAATATTTCCTAGGATCGGAATAGTTGGAGGTCCAGGAGGTAGTGATTTCTCCCGTCGACCGTATTGAAGTAGCGAGTAGACAATCCACGAGAAACTTATTGCAACGAGCGATGTGAGTAGTGTATTCATTTAGAGATTGAGGAAAGGCAAGAGGACTCTACTGTCAGGTGATTTCAAAAACATTCGTGGACCAATTTATATTGGAACCTTTATACCAACGTTTGTGTATCACGCGCTAGCAAACCCAAAGGGCTGATGAGTACATTTTGGAAACAAACCACGGGTAAAAAGGTTCTACCCTACCAATCTTCCGGTCAGCAGTATTGATCAATGATCCAATATAAAGAATTTTGACCGATTAGAAGTCTTGGCTTAAAGCGAATGAATTGAGTATGCTATGTGAATGTACACCTAACTATATGTGTGCGTCTTAAACTGTGACATCTTCCGTGGCTAAGAGGGCTTCTCCGCGATTGGAAAGTCCTTTCCAGTGACAGTCTTGTATCCGCTTCGGATGGCGCTTGCAATTTGTGCATCTTTAGCTTGCTCAATGGCAGATTCGTTGGATTGGTCGCCGGCTTTGAAGACGTGCTCTTGAACGAGGTCGATGGCTAGATAAGAGCATACAAGGGGACAAGTTAGCAATGCGAAAGAAATGTTATGTGAAGGAGTGATGGCAGAAGCGATGATGATCGACCCAGAGTATACGTGCCTTTATCAAGATAATCTATGTTAAGTATGGTCAGTTATATTGACTCAATGATTTGAGGGAATGAGAAACGGTTTAAAGGGCAAAATTCAATGATGTACGTGTTGTCTCaccttccttcttctctcccTTCTCGCCTCCCCCGAGCGCACTGTTGATTGCGCCTAGAATCGCGTTTGCACCATTACTATCACCATTTCCACTGGGCTCGGATGCATTTACACTCTGGTTCTTGGTCGAGTTTTCAACCTCGCTGGCAACCTTCTTCAAGAAATCCATTTGGAATGATGTGCGTCTATTTGAGCTTGATTGTGATCAGCGTAGTCGGACGGGGAAGAAAACTGTAGCAATACCCCACCACATCCCGCCTTTTAATATGAACGAACCCAGGCCCGCCAAGACTAATCATCCAAGCAAGGATGTACAGTTGAGGAcaatcaaagacatcaatttttttgcaCGAATTATATAGACTATGACAAACATGTAGGGTGCCTAGAAACTGTTTTAATAGGTAATACTACGTCTAATTAAACGATTTGCACGAGCAGATTTCTCAGATTCAActtttttggaaaaaatCTCCCAAAAAATTTGGCGGTGGTCAAAAAAATTCGCTAAATTCTCGAAAAATTCATTTTTGGATAGCTTTCGATATTCTGGGTTCGCGCctgaaatatcaaaaaaaattatcgaGCCGTTCCCCTTAAATAAATTCGGCAAGATGCCACCTAACGGCAGACCACCCAAGCAAATGAGGAACATTTCCGGCCTAAAACGATAACtttctcaatcttcttttctctcaagGCCATGAATGCATTTTGAGTGAAAATTCCATTGCAAATTGAACCCTGTAGAACTGGCAAGCTATTATACTTTTTAGCTATGGCTACTCATATTCATAAACTATGTCTATAGTGCTGGGAATGACTGTGCAATACTGCTATTGtgaagttgaaaaaaagacattTCAAGAAGCAGCTAGGATACAGAAtctgagaaaaaaaaaacatcttGAAGCACTTCCAAAGCATGTTCCACCAATAATATTTGTTGTTTCATCAATTGCTCCTGGTGCTTTACGGGTGCTTATCTTGATTTGATGGCGAGTACAGGGGTGTGGGCAGTGAGAAAGCAAAAGTAGGCCAGCCGATTTTGCAGCGAGTAATTCGTGGTAAAATTTGGAGTTGCCGAGCTGCCCGGCACCAAGTAACATGACtatattttgatattttttggccaaaaaattTGGCGGTGGTCAAAACCTCGTGGGAATTTTAAGAAAAGTGTGTTTTTAGACGCTATTTGACCGTCCGAGTTCGAATCCGTCGTTAGTTTTTGCCAGAAAATTCGCGTTCCTGAGATACaaaaattgatgtctttgattgTCCTCAACTATAATGCGCCCTGAATTCGACATATGTGATGCTTGTTCCTACCCCTGAGAACCGCCGCTGAGTGGACCCCTGAATGCTTGAATTACCCTATCTTGGAGAAACGTTGAGCCTCAATCCCTGGAAGCAGTGTAAGGCTATGCTAATGTTGCAGGAGATTATTCAGATTGGAAGTGGACATTTCATTTTGCCATCTTGCGGTTGGTTTGTTGAAAAGTTTGTGTGTGCACGGACCCACAGTTGTAGGTGGCGCATACATAAGCATACGGAGCCGGCCCCCGGGGGGCCGGAGCGTACTATTTTTGAAAGTCCGATCACCTCTCAGTACCATCGGAAAACGAAATACTTTGCCTCCGACTCAAACTCAGACTAAGGAAAGGTACTGAAGCTCTCCGGGAAAGATCGTGCGATATACTAACGGATGGGTACGAGACTATGTATTGATCATTGAAGGTGATTCAGACTAacatttgattttgaagaatATCATGCTTTATAAAATGTTAATTCCGTTTCTACAAAAATTTTAGAACTTCAATATCACAAATTCAAGAGTAATGTCAATGACATCAGAACAGTGATGTGTCAAAACGGCGATACAGACTTGGTGTTACTGATTAACGAGATGGCTGAGGATGGGTGACCTAAAATAAGTGAAGGGTCATGCCGTCTGAGAGTCAATGTTGAATCATTTCTGTTCCGACAGGCGTTTATGTAGATGCCATCAATCCCGGGATGAAGTTTGATGGAGGTCGACATGCAGTCATGGCGGGCATATCATTGACGGAGGAGAAATGAAGCCCATTTTTCTCATCTGAACAGAATAAAATACTACGATCATAACACGAGTTTGTCGAGTTCTGATTTACCAACAGGATAACcatgaagaaaatgagcaATCTTTAAGGGAAAGTTTCCAAGTGTAGGGTCACAATAAGTATTGAATGGCGAATTAAAAGATTGGGCTTAGAGAGAATATTGGTGTGGTATTCAGGTTCAAGTAGTATGCTAAATACACACCCATGTACCACATCATACCTATGCCATGGTGACACATTCTAAAGCATCCGCAAGAAGAAGAGTTGTGGAATGACATGCTGTCCAGGTCATTGAGGTGTAAATCTGTATATATGGCATGCCTTTTAGATGAGAGTTAAATTTGTGGAAATAGGACTAGAGCTTCTCTAGAGGTTATATAATGAAGCTTGAGTAGACGACGCATTTCAACACGCCGCCACCATGTCAGACACGCAGGTCGTATCCCTTCCGGTTAGGGTCGAGGAAGGTATTATCAGCGCAAACCTCAACAGCTcgatgttgtttaatttaCTCATGGGTACGTCCCCTTTGGTTCTGACGCGAACGTTGAAGTCAATGAGATATTCCTTAGGGGTCTACACTATTGTATATTGTGGAACAATGTACATTTACCGTAAGGGCTTCCGTCAATTTACTGACCCTAATTTTGAATGGAACTATATCACACAGTCTCCGATAAGGCAACAAACAAGATCAGCCGAACGGTGCTATGGGGAGTTTCCTATTTATACGTTATCTGTGTGACAGAACTGGGCGTCCAGTGGTTTTTTATCAACCTATCCATAGTGGTCAATGGCGAAACACGAGATTCCATTGTCTCCTCTACAATAAATGGGGCTCCCAATTGGATGTTTGTCGTTAACGACTTTCAGTTTTATTCCATAATCATTGTATCTGACGCATTAATGGTGAATAATTTTCCGTTCTGGGCATTAAATATATTGATTCAACTTTTGCACGATAGATTTGGAGGTGCTTTAATGTGTGGGGACGGTCATTAAAAGTTACTTTGGTGCCAGTAACACTGCTGATTGCTGAGTTTGGTAAGTACAGTACAAACGAGATATAAATGTGAGACTCTGTTTACATTCCTGTAGGCCTATTTTGCGCAGAAATGGTTCTAGCTGGTCTATCAATTCATGAACTGCAAACAGGAGGCTTCAACCCCAATCTATTCAACGGTATTGAGAGTGCTCTAGCATTTACGTCAGTAGCAACCACAATTGTCACTACATCCCTGATTGGTTATCGTATACAACGTCATTTTCGAGAAAATAGAGCGTCAGGGTCTAATGGCACATTTAAGCACATACTCAATATTGTTATCGAGTCCGCTGCCATTTAttcccttctccttctcatgGACGCCATCTCCATCAT
Proteins encoded:
- a CDS encoding Cytochrome P450 monooxygenase (Cytochrome P450 monooxygenase ARMGADRAFT_1018417), producing the protein MNTLLTSLVAISFSWIVYSLLQYGRREKSLPPGPPTIPILGNIHLVPIQFPFLKFTEWAKEYGGIMSIKVANGTAIVLSDMRIVKELLDDHSNETSSRPTLHAADSVTGKNYFALATSDNKLWQIGRKVIQPLVSSQAVQSHLPIAERETAQLLYDLLERPDDLCSHVSRATLSFVTSVVFGKPTPQYDSPEAELFRTYMRSFSATIAPAAAPVDLVPLLKYVPEICAPWKRLWKRTRNLQRSLYFSLLEFAESQVGMGHRNGTLMESILSKKDELGLTREMVGYIGGIMLDGGAETSAALIQSLILCLLDSPESQKRAQQEIDSVVGLSRLPQPSDIQDLPYVQAMIKEIHRLRPAGPLGIPHSAKEDFSYGQYIIPKGAPIFTNVWGILHDPNLFERPDEFFPERYLMSVDGTIPGLQKGYTIRTSLPFGSGKRLCPGMHLATTNISLAVMRLLWAFDFSPLKEKAHVLTSTAPSNLADHFIDGINLAPKPFRCKVTPRSTEKMTVIQDSYHRSQ